The following proteins are encoded in a genomic region of Marasmius oreades isolate 03SP1 chromosome 10, whole genome shotgun sequence:
- a CDS encoding uncharacterized protein (antiSMASH:Cluster_10.2): MYYLSSIALIFLSATSALSSPASVDSPPDAVQSYGAVNTIGLNGSGCPPGSWTTTLSTDRSSVSAVFSQFTPSVSLQSFRQNCQATIAVTVPSGKKFTVDSVKYNGYAQLESKANVVHSATAYFQAQSDQSSASATLNGPITKSVDLSNSFSKYIWSQCGATSVIVNVDISIYLDASDGADGFASVDDAKFGPFKLQDC, translated from the exons ATGTATTACCTTTCCTCCATTGCTCTTATTTTTTTGTCGGCGACTTCTGCCTTGTCATCACCAGCCTCTGTTGACAGTCCCCCGGACGCTGTTCAGTCCTATGGCGCCGT CAATACCATCGGACTCAATGGGTCCGGCTGCCCTCCTGGCAGCTGGACGACAACGTTAAGCA CCGACCGTTCTTCTGTCTCGGCGGTATTCAGCCAATTCACTCCCTCCGTATCTCTTCAATCTTTCCGCCAAAACTGCCAGGCTACCATCGCAGTCACAGTCCCTTCAGGAAAAAAATTCACAGTAGATAGCGTCAAATAT AATGGCTATGCTCAACTTGAATCAAAAGCCAACGTCGTACATTCAGCAACAGCTTACT TTCAGGCTCAAAGCGACCAATCATCCGCTTCGGCAACTTTGAACGGTCCCATTA CCAAAAGCGTAGACCTGAGcaattccttctcaaaatatATATGGAGCCAGTGCGGTGCCACGTCGGTTATTGTCAACGTCGATATCT CTATTTACCTGGATGCCTCAGATGGCGCTGACGGGTTCGCTTCAGTTGACGATGCAAAG TTTGGACCTTTCAAGCTCCAAGACTGCTAA
- a CDS encoding uncharacterized protein (antiSMASH:Cluster_10.2), with amino-acid sequence MKLLSLLALGSALPFGVFGWGAAGHEIVATIAQIHLHPTVLPTICEILNFTSTNPNEPQCHLAPIAAWADKLKYRMRWSAAMHYVGALDDHPSQTCAFPGTRGWAGRKDINVLGAIQNTTGILEGYMKGERNINAANEALKFLVHFLGDLHMPLHLTGRDRGGNSVKVLFDGRQTSLHSLWDGLLIAKNLRTIPYNYSRPLPIRQVEYNLRGAIYDPFVRRVMWEGIYGSWKDEMSDWLSCPQTPSSDLPGQFSQSSFSFPWNSFSTLWTSIRSLIYHTGVQQTTDDNVICPQYWAQPTHKLNCELIWPKALDEPPYGGHTRPSERFVTEHDHHHYSSVEAELAQFDLNGRFIGGDGDDMETTGRRGHGGGASPYLEMDTPEYTGVIAERRILEKLMAQAGIRLAGILNMLFVGEDDGKGFLSVMMDT; translated from the exons ATGAAACTTCTTTCGCTACTAGCTTTAGGGAGTGCTCTGCCCTTCGGTGTTTTTGGATGGGGTGCAGCTG GGCACGAAATTGTCGCTACGATTGCTCAAATACATCTGCATCCCACTGTACTTCCAACCATTTGTGAAATTCTCAACTTTACCTCCACGAACCCGAACGAACCCCAATGCCACCTTGCGCCTATCGCGGCATGGGCAGACAAGCTGAAATACCGCATGCGCTGGTCTGCTGCCATGCATTACGTTGGCGCCTTGGATGACCACCCGTCGCAAACCTGTGCTTTTCCTGGAACTCGAGGTTGGGCGGGAAGAAAGGACATCAACGTGCTTGGTGCCATACAAAACACAACAGGAATATTAGAAGGATATATGAAGGGGGAGAGAAACATCAATGCAGCCAATGAGGCTCTGAAGTTCTTGGTCCACTTTCTGGGCGACCTGCACATGCCTCTACATTTGACTGGGAGAGATAGAGGGGGGAACTCCGTCAAAGTATTGTTTGACGGACGCCAGACCA GTCTTCATTCCTTGTGGGATGGACTCCTTATCGCGAAAAACCTCCGCACAATCCCTTACAACTATAGCAGACCTCTCCCAATCCGCCAGGTTGAATACAATCTCCGAGGTGCCATTTACGATCCCTTCGTTCGCCGCGTCATGTGGGAAGGAATATATGGCTCCTGGAAAGACGAAATGTCTGACTGGCTATCCTGTCCGCAAACCCCCTCTTCCGACTTGCCTGGTCAGTTTTCACAATCATCGTTCAGCTTCCCATGGAACTCCTTCTCTACACTCTGGACTTCGATTCGCTCGTTGATTTATCACACTGGTGTTCAACAGACGACCGATGACAACGTTATATGCCCCCAGTACTGGGCGCAGCCAACCCACAAGTTGAATTGCGAATTGATTTGGCCGAAAGCTCTGGATGAACCTCCCTACGGCGGTCATACGAGGCCGTCGGAGCGGTTCGTTACGGAACACGACCATCACCATTATTCATCTGTAGAGGCTGAATTAGCTCAATTTGACCTAAATGGCCGATTCATCGGAGGGGATGGCGATGACATGGAAACCACGGGGCGAAGAGGCCATGGTGGAGGTGCCAGTCCTTATCTCGAGATGGATACACCCGAGTACACGGGTGTCATCGCAGAACGTCGCATTTTGGAGAAGCTTATGGCGCAAGCTGGTATACGGCTGGCGGGGATTCTGAACATGCTCTTTGTCGGGGAAGATGATGGCAAAGGATTTTTGAGCGTAATGATGGACACTTGA
- a CDS encoding uncharacterized protein (antiSMASH:Cluster_10.2) gives MSFKFNFDVDEIDDDLPEICTMSHEENRETNDGKSSQKQLKEISIQYLFSWTHYRLKFLARPFKYLSHLAKYVLSREEISLTRGSS, from the exons ATGagcttcaagttcaactttgaTGTCGACGAAATTGACGACGATTTACCCGAAATCTGTACAATGTCGCATGAAGAGAACAGAGAGACCAACGACGGAAAGTCGTCTCAAAAGCAGCTGAAAGAAATATCTATTCAATACCTC TTCAGCTGGACTCATTACCGTCTCAAATTTCTTGCTCGCCCATTCAAGTACCTCTCTCATCTGGCGAAATACGTTTTATCGCGCGAAGAGATCTCTTTGACGCGAGGTTCCAGCTGA
- a CDS encoding uncharacterized protein (antiSMASH:Cluster_10.2) encodes MQDKAALAFIDQPSDLVPGVYEGGLKTWECSLDLVDYLDRSKKTDAFVARGKRILEIGCGTAIPSIHILNELFSSPVHSKETEIHLQDYNASALELVTFPNILLAWCWWFLFHSSHRDLTFLQQDMSPASETFRNAQISNNEDERDDNVFPAPDPAVAANIPITDEVKAAFEISLLEHRISLRIFSGSWSTFDVNKAGGKYDMVLTSETVYRMESVPSLIKLIYHACEGASQCGLDSRRSLHPPPYLCLIAAKVFYFGVGGGVTEFIQAVHLAGKCDNMTPKIETVWAKNVGVGRKILRLYWE; translated from the exons ATGCAGGACAAAGCTGCACTGGCTTTCATCGACCAACCGTCCGATCTAGTTCCGGGCGTGTATGAAGGCGGACTGAAGACTTGGGAATGCAGTTTGGACTTGGTCGATTATCTCGATCGGAGCAAGAAGACCGACGCCTTCGTCGCTCGGGGCAAAAGGATTTTGGAG attggttgtgggacagcGATTCCCTCGATACACATTCTCAACGAACTTTTCTCATCCCCTGTCCACTCAAAAGAGACTGAGATTCACCTCCAGGACTACAACGCGTCAGCGTTGGAACTCGTTACATTTCCAAATATCTTACTGGCGTGGTGTTGGTGGTTTctctttcattcctcccatcGAGACTTAACATTCCTTCAACAAGACATGTCTCCAGCATCTGAAACATTTCGTAACGCTCAGATCTCTAACAACGAAGATGAGAGGGATGACAACGTTTTCCCTGCCCCTGATCCTGCTGTCGCTGCCAATATACCCATCACAGACGAAGTAAAAGCAGCATTCGAAATATCTCTTCTTGAACACCGCATTTCCTTGCGGATTTTCTCTGGGTCATGGTCAACGTTCGATGTTAACAAGGCGGGTGGCAAGTACGATATGGTTCTCACCTCCGAAACCGTATACCGGATGGAGAGTGTCCCTTCGCTAATTAAGCTGATATATCATGCCTGCGAAGGGGCCAGTCAATGCGGTTTGGACTCGCGAAGGAGCTTGCACCCTCCGCCATACTTATGCCTCATCGCGGCAAAAGTATTTTactttggtgttggtggtggtgtcaCCGAATTTATTCAAGCGGTCCATCTTGCGGGAAAATGTGATAACATGACACCAAAGATTGAGACGGTTTGGGCAAAAAATGTCGGGGTTGGGAGAAAGATTCTTCGACTTTACTGGGAATGA
- a CDS encoding uncharacterized protein (antiSMASH:Cluster_10.2), which translates to MSSVKPPATPDGNPGIDVEQTTNPVSGDGFQTSEPVSSIPTQSLSDSTPSSTPSSTPTNAGVIAGGVISGVVLLALIIGAFILVRRRKRRMAPSSEFLAQNPHWRAGTPNSLSELNGDKLPLTQGSYIYPLAPEKQQRGSELA; encoded by the exons ATGTCATCTGTCAAGCCGCCCGCT ACGCCAGACGGCAATCCCGGAATTGATGTAGAACAGACCACGAATCCGGTCTCAGGAGATGGTTTTCAGACCTCGGAACCAGTATCGTCAATACCGACACAATCCCTCAGCGACAGTACTCCCTCTTCTACACCGAGCTCAACTCCCACAAACGCTGGTGTCATAGCGGGTGGTGTCATTAGTGGTGTAGTCCTTCTTGCCCTCATCATCGGTGCTTTTATCCTCGTTCGTCGACGAAAACGCCGTATGGCTCCATCCTCTGAGTTCCTCGCTCAAAATCCTCACTGGAGAGCCGGAACACCAAACTCCTTGTCCGAACTCAACGGGGACAAGCTTCCTCTCACACAAGGATCATATATCTACCCCCTTGCGCCAGAAAAGCAGCAAAGAGGGAGTGAACTTGCTTAA
- a CDS encoding uncharacterized protein (antiSMASH:Cluster_10.2) — MQAATRFGRTVKFPRLPPTMHIVPVPVRDDNYAYLLIDEPSKKAAAVDPYDVAKVVSAAEKLGVELVAGITTHHHYDHSGGNEKFASTFPGITIYGGSDKTPALTQLVKDKDEFTIGENIHVKCLATPCHTQDSICFHVTDPTNNNHPGGVFTGDTLFIGGCGRFFEGTAPEMVSALNYLATLPSSTVVLNGHEYTAGNLAFAKSIEPESEGVKRLEELVANNKITTGLTTIGDEKEWNVFMRLGNSAVRASAKVSSDTPESKVMEALRELKNNFRGLPRL, encoded by the exons ATGCAAGCCGCAACACGCTTCGGCCGCACGGTCAAGTTCCCCCGACTCCCACCAACAATGCATATCGTTCCCGTCCCCGTTCGCGACGACAACTATGCCTATCTACTCATTGATGAGCCCTCGAAGAAGGCCGCTGCAGTTGACCCCTACGATGTGGCCAAAGTTGTCTCTGCTGCTGAGAAACTAG GTGTTGAACTCGTTGCGGGTATTACGACACATCATCACTATGACCACAGCGGGGGCAACGAG AAATTC GCTTCAACATTTCCCGGTATCACAATCTATGGCGGAAGCGACAAAACACCTGCGTTAACCCAACTTGTCAAGGACAAAGACGAATTCACGATTGGCGAAAACATTCATGTCAA ATGTCTAGCCACCCCATGCCACACTCAGGACTCTATATGTTTTCATGTCACTGATCCCACTAACAACAACCACCCTGGAGGAGTGTTTACCGGTGATACACTCTTTATTGGCGGTTGTGGTCGATTCTTCGAGGGTACAGCGCCAGAAATGGTCTCTGCCTTGAATTATttggccaccttgccatcctCGACAGTCGTTCTCAATGGACACGAGTACACAGCCGGGAATCTTGCATTTGCAAAGTCTATCGAGCCGGAAAGTGAAGGCGTCAAGAGACTTGAAGAGTTGGTGGCAAATAACAAAATTACTACTGGCTTGACTACCATTGGAGATGAGAAGGAATGGAACGTATTCATGCGACTTGGGAATTCTGCCGTAAG GGCTTCGGCCAAGGTCTCCTCCGATACACCTGAGAGCAAGGTCATGGAAGCACTGAGAGAACTTAAAAACAACTTTAGAGG GTTGCCGCGTCTTTGA
- a CDS encoding uncharacterized protein (antiSMASH:Cluster_10.2) → MQAATRFGRTVKFPRLPPTMHIVPVPVRDDNYAYLLIDEPSKKAAAVDPYDVAKVVSAAEKLGVELVAGITTHHHYDHSGGNEKFASTFPGITIYGGSDKTPALTQLVKDKDEFTIGENIHVKCLATPCHTQDSICFHVTDPTNNNHPGGVFTGDTLFIGGCGRFFEGTAPEMVSALNYLATLPSSTVVLNGHEYTAGNLAFAKSIEPESEGVKRLEELVANNKITTGLTTIGDEKEWNVFMRLGNSAVRASAKVSSDTPESKVMEALRELKNNFRG, encoded by the exons ATGCAAGCCGCAACACGCTTCGGCCGCACGGTCAAGTTCCCCCGACTCCCACCAACAATGCATATCGTTCCCGTCCCCGTTCGCGACGACAACTATGCCTATCTACTCATTGATGAGCCCTCGAAGAAGGCCGCTGCAGTTGACCCCTACGATGTGGCCAAAGTTGTCTCTGCTGCTGAGAAACTAG GTGTTGAACTCGTTGCGGGTATTACGACACATCATCACTATGACCACAGCGGGGGCAACGAG AAATTC GCTTCAACATTTCCCGGTATCACAATCTATGGCGGAAGCGACAAAACACCTGCGTTAACCCAACTTGTCAAGGACAAAGACGAATTCACGATTGGCGAAAACATTCATGTCAA ATGTCTAGCCACCCCATGCCACACTCAGGACTCTATATGTTTTCATGTCACTGATCCCACTAACAACAACCACCCTGGAGGAGTGTTTACCGGTGATACACTCTTTATTGGCGGTTGTGGTCGATTCTTCGAGGGTACAGCGCCAGAAATGGTCTCTGCCTTGAATTATttggccaccttgccatcctCGACAGTCGTTCTCAATGGACACGAGTACACAGCCGGGAATCTTGCATTTGCAAAGTCTATCGAGCCGGAAAGTGAAGGCGTCAAGAGACTTGAAGAGTTGGTGGCAAATAACAAAATTACTACTGGCTTGACTACCATTGGAGATGAGAAGGAATGGAACGTATTCATGCGACTTGGGAATTCTGCCGTAAG GGCTTCGGCCAAGGTCTCCTCCGATACACCTGAGAGCAAGGTCATGGAAGCACTGAGAGAACTTAAAAACAACTTTAGAGG ATGA